The proteins below are encoded in one region of Rhinatrema bivittatum unplaced genomic scaffold, aRhiBiv1.1, whole genome shotgun sequence:
- the LOC115082201 gene encoding potassium voltage-gated channel subfamily A member 2, whose protein sequence is MTVATGEPTDDASALPGHPQDTYDPETDHECCERVVINISGLRFETQLKTLAQFPETLLGDPKKRMRYFDPLRNEYFFDRNRPSFDAILYYYQSGGRLRRPVNVTLDIFSEEIRFYELGEEAMEMFRDDEGFIKEEERPLPDNEFQRQVWLLFEYPESSGPARIIAIISVMVILISIVSFCLETLPAFRDESEESLGSGVGSHPYNGTVGYQTTSFADPFFIVETLCIIWFSFEFLVRFFACPSKAGFFTNLMNIIDIVAIIPYFITLGTELAESPEDGQQGQQAMSLAILRVIRLVRVFRIFKLSRHSKGLQILGQTLKASMRELGLLIFFLFIGVILFSSAVYFAEADEKESQFPSIPDAFWWAVVSMTTVGYGDMVPTTIGGKIVGSLCAIAGVLTIALPVPVIVSNFNYFYHRETEGEEQAQYLQVTSCPKIPSSPDLKKSRSASTLSKSDYMEIQEGVTSSNQDFREENLKTANCTLANTNYVNITKMLTDV, encoded by the coding sequence ATGACAGTTGCTACCGGAGAGCCCACAGATGATGCATCCGCTTTGCCAGGGCACCCTCAGGACACCTATGACCCCGAAACGGACCATGAGTGCTGTGAGAGAGTAGTCATTAACATTTCAGGGCTCCGCTTTGAGACCCAGCTCAAAACCTTAGCACAATTTCCGGAGACCTTACTGGGGGATCCTAAAAAGAGGATGAGATACTTTGATCCTTTGAGAAACGAGTATTTTTTTGACAGAAATCGCCCCAGCTTCGATGCAATTTTGTACTACTACCAATCTGGAGGCAGGCTGAGAAGGCCTGTCAATGTGACTCTGGATATTTTCTCTGAAGAAATCAGGTTTTATGAACTGGGAGAAGAAGCTATGGAAATGTTTAGGGATGATGAGGGCTTCATCAAGGAAGAGGAGCGGCCATTGCCAGACAATGAATTTCAGAGACAGGTCTGGCTCCTCTTTGAGTATCCAGAGAGCAGTGGGCCAGCCAGAATTATAGCCATCATCTCTGTCATGGTGATTCTTATTTCCATTGTCAGCTTCTGTTTGGAAACCTTGCCTGCTTTTCGAGATGAAAGTGAAGAGTCTCTGGGCAGCGGAGTTGGCTCCCATCCCTACAATGGTACAGTGGGATACCAGACTACATCTTTTGCAGACCCTTTCTTCATAGTAGAGACCCTGTGCATCATCTGGTTTTCCTTTGAGTTCCTGGTCAGGTTTTTTGCCTGCCCCAGCAAAGCTGGCTTTTTCACCAATCTCATGAACATCATTGACATTGTGGCTATCATCCCTTACTTCATCACCCTGGGTACCGAATTGGCTGAGAGTCCTGAGGATGGCCAACAAGGTCAACAGGCCATGTCCCTGGCTATCCTCAGAGTGATTCGGTTGGTGAGGGTCTTTAGGATCTTCAAGCTCTCCAGGCATTCCAAGGGGCTTCAGATCTTAGGGCAGACCCTGAAAGCCAGCATGAGGGAACTAGGACTCCTAATATTTTTCCTCTTCATTGGTGTCATCCTGTTCTCCAGTGCTGTCTATTTTGCAGAAGCTGATGAGAAAGAATCTCAGTTTCCTAGCATTCCTGATGCCTTTTGGTGGGCAGTGGTTTCCATGACCACAGTGGGCTATGGTGACATGGTGCCCACCACCATCGGTGGAAAGATTGTGGGCTCCCTGTGTGCAATTGCAGGTGTGCTGACGATCGCCTTGCCTGTGCCCGTCATAGTCTCCAACTTCAACTACTTCTACCATCGGGAGACGGAGGGAGAGGAGCAAGCTCAGTACCTGCAAGTGACCAGCTGCCCAAAGATCCCCTCTTCCCCCGATCTCAAGAAGAGCAGAAGTGCCTCCACTCTGAGCAAGTCAGACTACATGGAGATCCAGGAAGGAGTCACCAGCAGCAACCAGGACTTCAGAGAGGAGAACCTGAAAACTGCTAACTGTACCCTGGCCAACACAAACTATGTGAATATTACCAAAATGTTGACCGATGTCTGA